The Planctomicrobium piriforme genome includes a window with the following:
- a CDS encoding polysaccharide pyruvyl transferase family protein, whose translation MKFLLIDSNTTSNIGNAFFYEGVRYALKHTVAGAQVLDGAFPPYNAYRLSPKQESLYFNYADYVGDVDALVIAGPVLDSRFEDFFGPALRRARKDGKKIFLLSAGARKYDQEEFEHCSKLLKEVQPDVFISRDHDTFQQYGQFAKHAYDGMCFAFFVAEYYQGYETPALQPYMASTFDFGAEPDLTKLQVSDIEAMTAIVGEKKGGKTRSLKGNLSFLFDRKGPDSVNGIRIVRPAHKPLRSKYMIFFKKNTFVAFNHEPYLNLYKNAKLTLTDRLHAAVVTLAFGNPARLYLSSNRTRLLEAAGCEAATKGIWKADLAALAAQRQLQKNWLRQTLSAIGMPVTSEAHGV comes from the coding sequence ATGAAGTTTCTTCTGATCGATTCGAATACCACCTCGAACATTGGCAACGCCTTCTTCTATGAAGGGGTTCGCTACGCTCTCAAGCACACGGTTGCGGGAGCCCAGGTGCTGGACGGTGCGTTTCCCCCCTATAACGCTTACCGGCTGAGTCCCAAGCAGGAATCGCTGTACTTCAACTATGCCGACTATGTCGGCGACGTGGACGCCCTGGTGATCGCCGGTCCGGTCCTCGACAGCCGCTTCGAAGACTTCTTCGGTCCGGCCCTGCGTCGTGCCCGGAAGGATGGCAAGAAAATCTTTCTGCTCTCGGCCGGAGCGCGCAAGTACGACCAGGAAGAATTCGAGCACTGCTCGAAACTGTTGAAAGAGGTCCAGCCGGACGTTTTCATCTCCCGCGACCACGACACGTTTCAGCAGTACGGGCAGTTCGCCAAACACGCTTACGACGGCATGTGCTTCGCTTTCTTCGTGGCCGAGTACTATCAGGGATACGAAACTCCGGCGCTGCAGCCGTACATGGCCTCGACCTTCGACTTCGGGGCTGAGCCCGATCTGACCAAGCTGCAAGTCTCGGACATCGAGGCGATGACCGCGATCGTCGGCGAAAAGAAGGGGGGCAAGACCCGCTCGTTGAAGGGGAACCTGTCATTCCTCTTTGACCGCAAAGGTCCAGACAGCGTCAACGGCATCCGCATCGTCCGACCGGCTCATAAGCCGCTGCGTTCGAAGTACATGATCTTCTTCAAGAAGAACACGTTTGTGGCCTTCAACCACGAGCCTTACCTGAACCTGTACAAGAACGCCAAACTGACGCTGACCGACCGGCTGCATGCGGCCGTCGTGACGCTGGCGTTCGGCAATCCGGCCCGACTGTACTTGTCTTCCAATCGCACCCGGCTGCTCGAAGCGGCCGGCTGTGAAGCGGCGACCAAGGGGATCTGGAAAGCCGACCTCGCAGCCCTCGCGGCACAGCGGCAACTGCAGAAGAACTGGCTGCGGCAGACGCTCTCGGCCATCGGCATGCCCGTCACCTCGGAGGCACATGGGGTATGA
- a CDS encoding O-antigen ligase family protein, with product MDPLTGFLVALAVCGAGFVLGTARGGLGHGVGTAVILSWLMPVWIKIDIAGLPYDVKIIVALAVLIVFTLRDPRQLLVAPAWSDLAIIGLFTAHVLSDCTATGQIDWRHFFRAYGEWGLPYAAGRYAIRRAEDLREVAPIGLVVTLIICGGMLFESFTSINPWEVVFGERPVDGSPRHLMRFGFQRAFGPTMQTIFCGMLAVLLTPWLWSMAAPRQERFDAKRLAWLVPGLLASISTFSRGVQLSWVVATTASLSLRNLWVRRIAIAGAAAVLLIGLFASNQIIKVVDRWGDQDQQQRLDEWKARQNKQPSDQPPPDQRTFGRSSALNRLALVPAYAKSVQAGGLTGFGTAAVTDFPPRVPHLPEQALKRGGQSAGFIDNFYLLLTLRFGPLGLAMFLILATLSLVQLAIVVRETQFELAEGAFGAVVGTLVGLLTVWMPYDFGFVLLWWFGTSATLFTARHSDREWMAPMTR from the coding sequence ATGGATCCATTGACCGGATTTCTGGTGGCCCTCGCGGTCTGCGGCGCAGGCTTTGTGCTGGGCACAGCGCGAGGAGGTCTAGGGCATGGCGTCGGCACGGCCGTCATCCTCTCCTGGCTGATGCCGGTCTGGATCAAGATCGACATCGCCGGCTTGCCGTACGATGTCAAAATCATCGTGGCCCTGGCGGTCCTCATTGTTTTCACGCTGCGCGACCCGCGACAACTGCTCGTCGCTCCCGCCTGGTCGGATCTGGCCATCATCGGGCTTTTCACAGCGCACGTGCTTTCCGACTGCACAGCGACAGGGCAGATCGACTGGCGGCATTTTTTCCGCGCCTATGGCGAGTGGGGATTGCCGTATGCCGCGGGACGGTATGCCATCCGCCGCGCTGAAGACCTGCGGGAAGTCGCCCCGATCGGGCTGGTGGTGACGCTGATCATTTGCGGCGGGATGCTGTTTGAATCGTTCACGTCGATCAATCCGTGGGAAGTCGTCTTTGGAGAACGCCCGGTCGACGGCAGTCCCCGGCACCTGATGCGGTTTGGCTTTCAACGGGCATTCGGCCCGACGATGCAGACCATCTTCTGCGGCATGCTGGCCGTGCTGCTGACTCCGTGGCTGTGGTCGATGGCAGCACCGCGTCAGGAGCGGTTCGACGCCAAACGCCTGGCTTGGCTTGTGCCCGGTTTGCTCGCTTCGATCTCGACCTTCTCGCGCGGCGTGCAACTGAGTTGGGTGGTCGCCACCACGGCGTCGCTGAGCCTGCGGAATCTTTGGGTGCGAAGAATTGCGATTGCCGGCGCCGCGGCAGTGCTCTTGATCGGGCTGTTCGCTTCCAATCAAATCATCAAGGTGGTGGACCGCTGGGGCGATCAGGATCAGCAGCAACGCCTGGACGAGTGGAAAGCCAGACAGAACAAGCAGCCTTCGGACCAACCGCCGCCGGATCAGCGAACATTCGGCCGCTCGTCAGCGTTGAATCGCCTGGCACTGGTTCCGGCATACGCCAAGTCCGTGCAGGCAGGCGGACTGACGGGCTTCGGCACCGCCGCCGTCACCGATTTTCCGCCGAGAGTTCCCCATCTGCCGGAACAGGCGCTGAAGCGCGGAGGCCAAAGCGCCGGCTTCATCGACAACTTTTATCTGCTGCTGACGCTGCGCTTCGGCCCGCTGGGACTGGCCATGTTTCTGATTCTGGCGACGCTGTCACTGGTGCAACTGGCGATCGTGGTGCGGGAGACGCAGTTCGAACTGGCCGAAGGCGCGTTCGGAGCCGTCGTGGGAACGCTGGTCGGCTTGCTGACCGTGTGGATGCCCTACGATTTCGGCTTCGTACTGCTCTGGTGGTTCGGCACCTCGGCCACGCTCTTCACCGCGCGGCATTCCGACCGCGAGTGGATGGCTCCAATGACTCGGTAA
- a CDS encoding lipopolysaccharide biosynthesis protein, whose translation MKLRSGLRMGSALGVRVLGAGSNLLLSLACSLMMTPVASGQFFVGLNLVTFLSGPFRFGFDVSSIREVSRVRTLNRADAIPALMHKAVRVTLSRGAVFSLLGVLASSWMATQFYGDAAMTQVLQLAALIIPVHAAIFVLSGVSLGEGYVIGPIASQNIAVPALTSALIYVLSLLKIIQLTPATALAIYLAMGILTAIGALGMVLSRNRKFDSPADDNGQFIANSLHEMTDRAKRAWRYNLVDSGVLWLTPTIAGVLLTKPDIRGLSIALRMSMLLSFFVLSAHASMASTLTRLHTEGKPGELCRVYRTTTMFVMAGALLMSLPLLLLPGWTLSFFGEGMTQYALMLQLLTLGQFFGAFCGPAGQALMMTGHDRELWRTASIAGVIGCIVGVACIFLFGANGAAGGTALAFSIHKGAILARLVSIHSPEIHPFTWLWTRKSRALSSGSP comes from the coding sequence ATGAAGCTGCGCAGCGGTCTGCGAATGGGTTCGGCGCTGGGAGTGCGCGTGCTGGGGGCCGGCAGTAACCTGCTGCTCAGTCTGGCCTGCTCGCTCATGATGACGCCGGTCGCCAGCGGACAGTTCTTCGTGGGACTGAACCTGGTCACGTTTCTGTCAGGTCCGTTTCGCTTCGGATTCGATGTCTCATCGATCCGCGAAGTGAGCCGCGTCCGGACATTGAACCGCGCGGATGCGATTCCCGCCCTGATGCACAAAGCTGTCAGGGTGACGCTGTCAAGGGGCGCCGTCTTCAGCCTGCTCGGCGTGCTGGCGTCCAGTTGGATGGCGACGCAGTTTTACGGCGATGCAGCCATGACCCAGGTGCTGCAACTGGCAGCGCTCATCATCCCGGTGCATGCAGCCATCTTTGTGCTCTCGGGTGTGTCGCTGGGCGAAGGCTACGTCATCGGGCCGATTGCCAGCCAGAACATCGCGGTCCCGGCCCTGACATCCGCGCTGATCTACGTTTTGTCCCTGCTCAAAATCATTCAACTCACGCCGGCCACCGCGTTGGCGATCTATCTGGCAATGGGCATCCTGACGGCCATTGGGGCGCTGGGGATGGTGCTGTCACGAAATCGAAAGTTTGATTCCCCCGCCGACGACAACGGCCAGTTTATTGCCAATTCCCTCCACGAAATGACCGATCGCGCCAAACGGGCCTGGCGGTATAACCTCGTCGACTCCGGCGTACTGTGGCTCACACCAACGATTGCCGGCGTGCTGCTGACGAAGCCGGATATTCGCGGACTGTCGATTGCCTTGCGAATGTCGATGCTGCTGTCGTTCTTTGTGCTGTCGGCGCATGCCTCGATGGCCTCGACGCTCACCAGACTGCATACCGAAGGCAAGCCAGGCGAACTGTGTCGCGTGTACCGCACGACCACGATGTTCGTCATGGCCGGAGCGTTGCTGATGTCGCTGCCGCTGCTTCTTCTGCCGGGTTGGACGCTCTCCTTCTTCGGAGAGGGAATGACGCAATACGCCCTGATGCTGCAATTGCTGACGCTAGGACAGTTTTTCGGTGCCTTTTGCGGTCCGGCAGGGCAGGCCCTCATGATGACCGGTCACGACCGCGAACTGTGGCGAACGGCGTCAATCGCCGGGGTGATTGGCTGCATTGTCGGCGTGGCGTGCATCTTTTTGTTTGGCGCCAATGGAGCCGCTGGCGGAACCGCCCTGGCGTTTTCGATTCATAAGGGTGCGATTCTGGCCCGACTCGTGTCGATTCACTCTCCAGAAATTCACCCGTTCACCTGGCTCTGGACGAGAAAGAGCCGCGCCTTGTCGTCCGGAAGCCCTTAA
- the lepB gene encoding signal peptidase I, translating to MPQTEPTPAPVTTEAPKPAAKAKPKHKHKEGTRDTVESILFAFVLAFLFRTFEAEAFVIPTGSMAPTLYGRHKESHCTACGYHIVVGASHEVIPETGYLATNSRLRAAICPNCGFENDQLYNDLAFNGDRILVNKFPYEFGEPDRWDVFVFKYPAEPQTNYIKRLVGLPGETIRIRNGNLFSVDGQTETILRKEPTKQRSLQIPVYDDRDPPTDLIKAGWPERWAGMTAGDKGQLAQWSDATTGWKQDPAARSFSITKDQSAEPAWLRYRHYFPMPQDWRSASHGLPLAPQARLIGDFCGYNATIGDHPYDASSADGVDYGPYWVPDLTINFDLNITEIADNAEITLELCEGTSWYRFRVNPKSGEAVLEEVNSQLNGRVKELAKAQTDLKGTGSYRISYANVDDRLLVWIDDALVDFGEGNLLDTTGATANPFPTQQDLTPVGIAARGVTATVSELLLERDIYYRVGHPGKDHRHRSNELARFVTDPEMWSEVFARYESEMGERTLVIPEGHFLAFGDNSPQSNDSRMWDLGQETVPRKFLVGKAFWIYWPHGVPFLNGGRGFPVTYNSQHPPRGGDLETLKDYPRYTVPFYPQFSRMNRIR from the coding sequence ATGCCGCAAACCGAACCCACGCCAGCGCCGGTGACGACCGAGGCTCCCAAGCCTGCGGCCAAGGCCAAACCCAAGCACAAGCACAAGGAAGGGACGCGCGACACCGTTGAATCGATCCTGTTCGCGTTTGTGCTGGCATTTCTGTTCCGCACGTTCGAGGCCGAAGCGTTCGTCATTCCGACCGGCTCAATGGCCCCGACCCTTTACGGGCGTCACAAGGAAAGCCATTGCACTGCCTGCGGCTATCACATTGTCGTCGGCGCCAGTCATGAAGTGATTCCGGAGACCGGCTACCTGGCCACGAACTCGCGACTGCGGGCGGCGATCTGCCCGAACTGCGGTTTCGAGAACGACCAGCTCTACAACGATCTGGCGTTCAACGGCGACCGAATTCTCGTCAACAAGTTTCCGTATGAGTTCGGCGAGCCAGATCGCTGGGACGTCTTCGTGTTCAAGTACCCTGCCGAGCCGCAGACGAATTACATCAAGCGACTGGTCGGCCTGCCGGGGGAAACGATCCGCATCCGCAACGGTAATCTGTTCTCCGTCGACGGCCAGACCGAAACTATCTTGCGCAAAGAACCGACCAAGCAGCGTTCGCTGCAGATTCCGGTCTACGACGACCGCGATCCTCCTACGGACCTCATCAAGGCTGGCTGGCCCGAGCGCTGGGCCGGCATGACCGCCGGAGACAAGGGGCAACTCGCACAGTGGTCGGACGCGACCACCGGCTGGAAACAGGATCCGGCGGCCCGCAGCTTTTCGATTACAAAGGATCAATCCGCCGAGCCAGCCTGGCTGCGGTATCGCCACTATTTCCCGATGCCCCAGGACTGGCGGAGTGCATCACACGGCCTGCCGCTCGCGCCACAGGCACGGCTGATCGGAGACTTCTGCGGCTACAACGCGACGATCGGGGATCATCCTTACGATGCCTCGAGTGCGGACGGCGTCGATTACGGCCCTTACTGGGTGCCGGATCTGACCATCAATTTCGATCTCAATATCACCGAGATCGCCGACAACGCCGAGATCACCCTCGAACTCTGCGAAGGGACCTCTTGGTATCGTTTTCGCGTGAACCCCAAGTCGGGCGAGGCAGTACTGGAAGAGGTAAATTCGCAGCTCAACGGCCGCGTGAAGGAACTGGCGAAGGCACAGACCGATCTCAAGGGGACTGGCTCTTACCGGATTTCTTATGCGAATGTGGATGACCGTCTGCTCGTCTGGATCGATGATGCGCTCGTCGACTTTGGCGAGGGAAACCTGCTCGACACAACCGGGGCCACAGCGAACCCGTTTCCGACCCAGCAGGATCTGACGCCCGTCGGGATTGCCGCTCGCGGCGTGACGGCGACCGTCAGCGAACTTCTGCTGGAACGGGATATCTATTACCGCGTCGGGCATCCGGGGAAAGATCATCGCCATCGCAGCAACGAACTCGCTCGCTTCGTCACCGATCCGGAGATGTGGAGCGAAGTGTTTGCACGTTATGAGAGCGAGATGGGAGAACGGACGCTGGTAATTCCAGAAGGGCACTTCCTGGCGTTCGGCGACAACAGCCCCCAAAGCAACGACAGCCGCATGTGGGATCTTGGCCAGGAAACGGTGCCGAGAAAGTTCCTCGTCGGCAAAGCGTTCTGGATCTACTGGCCGCACGGGGTGCCGTTCCTCAACGGCGGCCGCGGCTTCCCGGTGACCTACAACAGCCAACACCCTCCCCGTGGCGGCGATCTCGAAACACTGAAAGACTACCCCCGGTACACGGTGCCGTTCTACCCACAGTTTTCGCGGATGAATCGCATCCGATAA
- a CDS encoding UDP-glucuronic acid decarboxylase family protein translates to MSTVLVTGGAGFLGSHLCDRLLADGHDVICVDNFFSGRKQNIRHLIGDSRFEVIRHDIVYPLVVEADWIYNLACPASPVAYQYNPIKTIKTSTVGMVNVLGLAKRCRARILHTSTSEVYGDPEVHPQREDYWGNVNPLGPRSCYDEGKRVAESLCMNYHQAHGVDVRVVRIFNTYGPRMHPNDGRVVSNFLMQALRGDDLTIYGDGSQTRSFCYVSDLIEGLVRMMNQDKDIGPVNLGNPVENTMLELASEVLKVTGSTSQLKKVPLPQDDPRQRCPDITKAGNLLQWEPQVALSEGLAKTAAYYRETEFSAKA, encoded by the coding sequence ATGTCGACAGTCCTGGTGACGGGCGGAGCAGGGTTTCTTGGAAGCCATTTGTGCGATCGGCTGCTGGCTGATGGTCACGACGTCATTTGCGTCGACAACTTTTTCTCAGGCCGCAAGCAGAACATTCGGCATCTGATCGGGGACTCGCGTTTCGAGGTCATTCGCCACGACATTGTCTATCCGCTGGTGGTGGAAGCAGACTGGATCTACAACCTCGCCTGTCCCGCCTCGCCAGTGGCCTATCAGTACAACCCGATCAAGACCATCAAGACGTCGACCGTCGGGATGGTGAACGTGTTGGGACTGGCCAAACGCTGTCGAGCCCGCATTCTCCATACCTCGACTTCGGAAGTGTACGGCGACCCGGAAGTCCATCCCCAACGGGAAGACTACTGGGGCAACGTGAATCCGCTCGGCCCCCGCAGTTGCTACGACGAAGGGAAACGGGTCGCGGAATCGCTCTGCATGAACTACCACCAGGCACATGGGGTAGACGTGCGCGTGGTCAGGATCTTCAACACCTACGGCCCGCGGATGCATCCCAATGACGGTCGCGTGGTTTCCAACTTTCTGATGCAGGCTTTGCGAGGCGACGACCTGACGATCTATGGCGACGGCTCGCAGACGCGTTCGTTCTGTTATGTCAGCGACCTGATCGAAGGCCTGGTTCGGATGATGAACCAGGACAAAGACATCGGCCCCGTCAATCTGGGTAATCCAGTTGAGAACACGATGCTGGAACTAGCCAGCGAAGTCCTGAAGGTGACCGGCTCAACTTCACAGTTGAAGAAGGTGCCGTTGCCGCAGGATGATCCCCGACAGCGCTGCCCGGATATCACGAAGGCCGGCAATCTCCTGCAGTGGGAGCCGCAGGTCGCTCTCAGCGAGGGGCTGGCAAAAACGGCGGCTTATTACCGGGAAACCGAGTTTAGTGCGAAGGCCTGA
- a CDS encoding sulfotransferase domain-containing protein, which translates to MSTISHLILCGPTRTATTSLYRQLSQDELFNPSRVKELDYFLPAMQGPLSGTPQTYLENFVRPGTNTISLEASPLYFGCGKPVAEAIAKTLGENVGIVMTLRNPYERLISTIFHIMTKRNIHEQTDPAVLARTAIDSGLTIPKSKSELNAAIVRESSYRPVLEEWLQVFPADRIRIVFYDHLTDPERFRDVASSIYGFVGREHGLAADELRHENQTRLVKNSGLHKTALAINNRLEPILNRVPGLRTMLRDVYYAFNERRSKGEQSELAINAELRSELTSVLDERNRGLGQLLRGLGATDLPAWADR; encoded by the coding sequence ATGAGCACCATTTCGCATCTAATTTTGTGCGGTCCTACCCGCACCGCTACAACCTCGCTGTACCGCCAGCTTTCCCAGGATGAACTCTTCAATCCCTCGCGGGTGAAAGAGCTCGATTATTTCCTGCCCGCCATGCAAGGGCCCCTCTCGGGAACCCCGCAAACGTACCTCGAAAACTTTGTTCGCCCCGGGACGAACACCATTTCGCTGGAAGCCTCGCCGCTCTATTTCGGCTGCGGAAAACCCGTTGCCGAAGCGATCGCAAAAACGCTTGGCGAAAATGTGGGCATCGTGATGACGCTGCGGAATCCCTACGAGCGACTCATTTCCACGATCTTCCACATCATGACCAAGCGGAACATTCACGAGCAGACCGATCCTGCCGTTCTTGCCCGCACCGCCATTGATTCAGGCCTGACGATCCCGAAATCCAAAAGCGAACTGAACGCCGCCATCGTCCGTGAAAGCAGCTATCGTCCGGTTTTGGAAGAATGGCTACAGGTGTTCCCAGCCGATCGAATCCGCATCGTCTTCTACGATCACCTGACCGATCCCGAGCGGTTTCGCGATGTCGCCAGTTCCATCTATGGCTTCGTCGGACGCGAGCACGGCCTGGCGGCGGACGAACTGCGGCACGAAAATCAGACCCGACTGGTGAAGAACTCTGGATTGCATAAAACCGCGCTCGCTATCAACAATCGGCTGGAGCCGATCTTGAATCGCGTGCCCGGACTCCGCACGATGTTGCGAGACGTGTATTATGCATTCAACGAACGCCGTTCGAAGGGGGAACAGTCAGAGCTGGCCATTAACGCAGAATTGCGTTCGGAACTGACCTCGGTCCTCGACGAGAGAAACCGGGGGTTGGGCCAGCTCTTGCGAGGATTGGGAGCAACTGACCTGCCCGCCTGGGCCGACCGTTAA
- a CDS encoding UDP-glucose dehydrogenase family protein, which produces MNVVVIGTGYVGLVTGTCLADSGNDVTCVDIDAGKVERLKNGEIPIYEPGLEDMVRRNSAAGRLSFTTQPSACVPGAECVFIAVGTPQDEDGSADLKYVMGAAEAVAPYLRKNAIVIIKSTVPVGTNRLVKRRLDELTGRDVHIASNPEFLKEGCAIDDFMRPDRVVVGSIDPDVAETVHELYKPFLRTEKPFLKMGLESAEMTKYVANCMLATKISFINEMANLCELVGADINDVRRGIGHDQRIGFAFLFPGVGYGGSCFPKDVRALRATGKELGFETSVLHAVDDVNTRQKLVLFNKLARHFKNDLAGKKIAVWGLSFKPKTDDIRDAPSLELLRKLIAAGANVHVHDPVAVPNVQRVIGDAVTYHSHQYDTLEQAEALAIVTEWNEYRNPDFDYILHKMKSPVIFDGRNLYDLNRMTKLGFTYSGIGVTR; this is translated from the coding sequence ATGAACGTGGTTGTGATCGGAACCGGCTACGTCGGTCTGGTGACCGGAACCTGCCTGGCAGATAGCGGCAACGACGTCACCTGCGTCGACATCGACGCCGGCAAGGTCGAACGCCTCAAGAACGGCGAAATTCCCATCTACGAGCCGGGCCTGGAAGACATGGTCCGCCGGAATTCGGCTGCAGGCCGGCTCAGTTTCACGACCCAGCCGTCGGCATGCGTGCCAGGCGCAGAGTGCGTGTTCATCGCGGTGGGAACTCCGCAAGACGAAGATGGCTCGGCCGACCTGAAATATGTCATGGGCGCGGCCGAAGCAGTCGCCCCTTACCTGCGAAAAAATGCCATCGTCATTATCAAAAGTACCGTGCCGGTCGGGACGAACCGCCTGGTGAAACGGCGGCTGGATGAATTAACCGGTCGCGACGTCCACATCGCCTCGAACCCCGAGTTCCTTAAGGAAGGCTGCGCGATCGATGACTTCATGCGGCCCGACCGGGTCGTGGTCGGCAGCATCGATCCCGATGTCGCCGAGACCGTCCACGAACTCTACAAGCCGTTTCTCCGTACCGAGAAGCCCTTCCTGAAGATGGGCCTCGAAAGCGCCGAGATGACGAAGTACGTCGCCAACTGCATGCTCGCCACGAAGATCAGCTTCATCAACGAGATGGCGAACTTGTGCGAACTGGTTGGAGCCGACATCAACGATGTCCGCCGCGGGATCGGACATGACCAGCGGATTGGTTTTGCCTTTTTGTTTCCCGGCGTCGGCTACGGCGGCTCCTGCTTTCCGAAAGACGTCCGCGCCCTGCGGGCGACGGGCAAGGAACTCGGCTTCGAAACCTCCGTTCTGCACGCCGTAGACGATGTGAATACGCGGCAGAAACTGGTGCTGTTCAACAAGCTCGCCAGACACTTCAAAAACGATCTCGCCGGCAAAAAGATTGCCGTCTGGGGACTGTCGTTCAAACCCAAGACCGACGACATCCGCGACGCCCCCTCGCTCGAACTGCTGCGAAAACTGATCGCCGCCGGGGCGAATGTGCATGTGCATGACCCCGTCGCCGTCCCCAACGTGCAACGGGTGATCGGCGATGCTGTCACCTATCACAGCCATCAGTATGATACGCTCGAACAGGCAGAAGCGCTGGCGATCGTCACCGAGTGGAACGAATATCGAAATCCCGATTTCGACTACATTCTGCACAAGATGAAGAGCCCGGTCATCTTCGATGGTCGCAATCTCTACGATTTGAATCGGATGACGAAACTGGGCTTCACCTATTCGGGCATCGGCGTGACCCGATAG
- a CDS encoding WecB/TagA/CpsF family glycosyltransferase, which translates to MSKTASDRELLTAIADLLPPEITTPEQVASRIGGPGPVLVTFCNPLSVLMARKHVDFIPLLKRFDLVHADGILLAKSASGIRRRPIARLSYDGNSVGLACWNRLKEINGTVALVGGVEGVAQAAGNVLSESGLNVVYTHSGFFDGPEHRARVMQELIQLNPTAVISGMGAPHQERFVVALVDAGYQGFAATCGGYLDQLSKAGKASHYPEWVNRLNLRFVHRVLSEPRRMLSRYVFDYAPFYRAATSSAVAGTFRNVGLGGRREESRSGL; encoded by the coding sequence ATGAGCAAGACCGCCTCTGATCGCGAACTCCTGACGGCCATCGCAGACTTGCTGCCGCCGGAGATCACAACCCCGGAACAGGTCGCCAGCCGCATCGGCGGGCCGGGCCCGGTGCTGGTGACGTTCTGCAATCCGCTCTCGGTGCTAATGGCCCGTAAACATGTTGATTTCATCCCGCTGCTGAAGCGATTCGACCTGGTGCATGCCGACGGCATTCTGCTGGCAAAGTCGGCTAGCGGCATTCGTCGACGTCCCATCGCCCGACTCTCCTACGACGGCAACTCGGTGGGCCTGGCCTGCTGGAATCGCCTCAAGGAAATCAACGGCACCGTCGCGCTGGTGGGGGGCGTTGAAGGAGTCGCTCAGGCGGCCGGAAACGTGCTGAGCGAATCAGGCCTGAATGTCGTCTACACGCACTCCGGCTTCTTTGATGGTCCAGAACACCGCGCCCGCGTGATGCAGGAACTGATTCAGCTGAACCCGACGGCCGTGATTTCCGGGATGGGCGCACCGCATCAGGAACGCTTCGTGGTCGCATTGGTCGATGCCGGCTATCAGGGGTTTGCCGCCACCTGCGGCGGTTATCTCGATCAACTCTCCAAGGCAGGCAAAGCGAGCCATTACCCGGAATGGGTCAACCGCTTGAATCTGCGCTTCGTCCATCGCGTGCTGTCGGAACCGCGGCGGATGCTGTCGCGGTACGTCTTTGACTATGCCCCCTTTTATCGGGCGGCAACCTCGTCCGCAGTCGCGGGAACGTTTCGAAATGTCGGGCTGGGAGGCCGGAGAGAAGAGAGCCGGAGCGGACTATGA